A single window of Leptospira wolffii serovar Khorat str. Khorat-H2 DNA harbors:
- a CDS encoding HAD family hydrolase, translated as MHRANRRLFGLEEEARKKRKDNHDPHSPWLSDTDSECIPMALLLDLDNTLFDSTSIYEATVKRLETQAKALGFSSSSEFRKAYESARKEVKLALPNNPVNRLRFLYFKKLTEGVFGRTNPSLILKLDSLYFRFFLNGIREWKKKNAKDFGRILKLLKELQEIQDLVFITNESLRTQVLKLSVLLPKDIKYRMVTSEEIGEEKPSPLMFQKALEGAKGENSYLIGDSLEDDIRGALGVGVQAFHISKPIDSGKKKTVTLQKKKLEGREYWTSPDLVSALNYILSIEKGSVIS; from the coding sequence TTGCATAGGGCGAATCGAAGATTATTCGGGCTCGAAGAAGAGGCAAGGAAAAAGAGAAAGGATAATCACGATCCGCATTCTCCTTGGCTTTCCGACACGGATTCGGAATGTATTCCTATGGCTCTTCTTTTGGATTTAGATAACACTCTTTTCGATTCGACTTCGATCTACGAGGCCACAGTCAAGCGATTGGAGACGCAAGCAAAGGCGTTAGGCTTTTCTTCCTCCTCCGAATTTCGGAAAGCTTATGAGTCCGCAAGAAAAGAAGTCAAACTCGCCCTTCCTAATAACCCTGTGAATCGTCTGCGATTCTTGTATTTTAAGAAACTAACCGAAGGCGTTTTCGGCCGAACGAATCCTTCTCTGATTTTGAAATTAGACTCGTTGTACTTTCGTTTCTTCTTGAACGGGATTCGGGAATGGAAGAAAAAGAACGCCAAGGATTTCGGAAGAATTTTGAAGCTCCTCAAGGAACTGCAGGAAATCCAGGACTTGGTATTTATCACTAACGAATCTCTACGCACTCAGGTCCTGAAACTTTCTGTGTTACTCCCCAAGGATATAAAATATCGGATGGTGACCTCCGAAGAAATCGGAGAAGAAAAACCTTCTCCTTTGATGTTCCAAAAAGCTTTGGAAGGAGCTAAGGGAGAAAATTCTTATCTGATCGGAGATTCCTTAGAAGACGATATCCGTGGGGCCCTGGGAGTCGGAGTGCAGGCGTTCCATATATCAAAACCTATCGATTCCGGTAAGAAAAAGACCGTAACCCTCCAGAAGAAAAAATTAGAAGGCCGAGAATACTGGACCTCACCGGATCTGGTCTCCGCCTTGAACTATATTTTGAGTATAGAAAAAGGCTCGGTTATATCCTAG
- a CDS encoding SpoIIE family protein phosphatase — MEIFSVLKSDILLNYYSFGSLLAVLAFLFTSLFFLFLREKSSSTMHLALGSLFFAFFCTGYFFAAFFYHPNAAYHRWLTVGFILPALMHLGQFMSRYPQNAHPKLNRNLLIGQYSVMAIGVSYFFYVTYNAPKKYHFTAHHWDFNAEDASRKIAILIGLFVLVSFLIIPIWRMIKTSGRVRFAIGGFMSALLAGGVVPALTNILSRDGYIERSTYLTSIVLLMTLGLFLILVIFLNFSEEKTTFMVKIVGITFVTLMLIMQALVFISNQDKEAEYDTKAIVNMARVLEGGRSTPEMEYIVQWEGDSKPVDYSRYSNQHDLRLPQLEIDFKNTILFERIKLLEENDFRNSLKKLLKDTHEYFSGYRATILKFLESNPNLEGKELKTKLFESLNSLNTSVFVTSNKLDYIFPKDFCLDGRKFLKSADKGVAAFRDHLLARWKEKDGNCTLNDKDLLIGDLKAEILLYFRPFQPALYRHYRKSLDEHRHFVTYIHYDVKKDLVSEVGYSYRKYREFMHPTAAKQTMILGIVLIVIFFVFPLFFRQSLVSPLNRLLSGMEKVNQGALDVEVQVDLKDEIGFLSDSFNSMVTSIRQARGELQEYAENLATKVRDRTTELSEKIEELQRLKVQQDGDYFLTSLLAKPLFYNANKSSKVGTQFILHQKKKFEFKGKHADLGGDLCVTGNLRLGKPDDYQRYTFAMNGDAMGKSMQGAGGSLVMGVVINSILARSAANDRVLDSSPSEWLTEIYDEMQSVFKSFNGSMVISGTFLLVEDESGKVWYFNAEHPYSVIYRDGRAGFLETGLTLRKIGLDSEYEFKVHQTRLEPGDVLIIGSDGKDDLDLTPEKEIRTINEDEMLFLQLVEKGKGDLIGIEEEILKVGELTDDLSLLRVEYMPISSPKTEDKLTDPLDWKFIYKKAKEDYVGGRLSQALNALEGLYESDPQNTKVTKLLGLLSFKGKNYSKAVEVLNHYLGSDPDLVEYWYYLSLANRRIGRMDEAILAAKRMQELQPDNPLNLVNLSDLYRQTEQFEEALEYAHMALALDPENENAQKLVRLIRRDSQNS; from the coding sequence ATGGAAATATTCTCGGTACTTAAGAGCGACATTCTTCTGAATTATTACTCCTTCGGGAGTCTTTTGGCGGTCCTCGCCTTTCTATTTACCTCTTTATTCTTCCTGTTTTTGAGGGAGAAGTCCTCGAGTACTATGCATTTGGCTCTCGGTTCCTTATTCTTTGCCTTTTTTTGCACCGGATATTTCTTTGCCGCATTCTTTTACCATCCCAATGCCGCCTATCATAGATGGCTTACCGTAGGATTCATACTTCCTGCTCTGATGCACTTGGGGCAATTCATGTCCCGTTATCCCCAAAACGCCCATCCTAAATTGAATCGGAATCTATTGATCGGACAATATTCGGTGATGGCGATCGGGGTTTCCTATTTTTTCTACGTAACGTATAACGCTCCCAAAAAATACCATTTTACCGCTCACCATTGGGACTTCAACGCCGAGGATGCTTCTCGAAAGATCGCGATCCTGATCGGACTCTTTGTGTTAGTTTCCTTTCTGATCATTCCGATTTGGAGAATGATCAAGACTAGCGGCAGGGTGCGATTCGCTATCGGCGGATTTATGAGCGCTCTATTGGCCGGAGGAGTCGTACCCGCGCTTACCAATATTCTAAGTAGAGACGGATATATCGAAAGATCCACCTACCTCACTTCCATCGTTCTCTTGATGACTTTGGGACTTTTCCTGATCCTCGTGATTTTTTTAAATTTCAGCGAAGAAAAAACCACCTTTATGGTGAAGATCGTAGGGATCACTTTCGTGACTTTGATGCTCATCATGCAGGCTCTCGTATTTATTTCGAATCAGGACAAGGAAGCGGAGTACGATACTAAAGCCATCGTAAATATGGCGAGAGTTCTGGAAGGTGGAAGATCGACTCCGGAAATGGAATATATCGTCCAGTGGGAAGGCGACTCTAAACCGGTGGACTATTCCCGTTATAGCAACCAACACGATCTTCGACTTCCTCAACTGGAAATAGACTTTAAGAATACGATCTTGTTCGAGCGAATCAAACTCCTGGAAGAAAACGATTTTAGAAATTCTTTAAAAAAGCTTCTGAAGGATACTCACGAATATTTCAGCGGATACCGTGCTACCATACTGAAATTCTTGGAATCCAATCCCAACCTCGAAGGGAAAGAGCTAAAGACTAAGTTATTCGAATCCCTCAATTCTTTGAACACAAGCGTGTTCGTAACTTCCAATAAACTGGATTATATCTTTCCTAAGGACTTCTGCTTGGACGGGCGGAAGTTTCTAAAGAGTGCGGATAAGGGTGTGGCGGCCTTTAGGGACCATCTACTCGCTCGTTGGAAAGAAAAAGACGGCAATTGCACTCTAAACGATAAGGACCTTTTGATCGGAGATTTGAAGGCGGAGATTCTTCTGTATTTCCGTCCCTTTCAGCCCGCATTGTATCGCCATTATCGCAAGAGCCTGGATGAGCATCGCCATTTTGTGACCTATATCCATTACGACGTCAAAAAGGACCTGGTAAGTGAGGTGGGATATTCTTATAGAAAATACAGGGAGTTCATGCACCCGACTGCGGCAAAGCAGACCATGATCTTGGGAATCGTGCTTATCGTCATATTCTTCGTATTTCCTCTATTCTTCCGACAAAGCTTGGTCTCTCCTCTGAATCGTCTTTTATCCGGAATGGAGAAGGTGAATCAAGGCGCCTTGGATGTGGAAGTTCAGGTGGACCTGAAGGACGAGATCGGATTCTTATCCGATTCGTTCAATAGCATGGTGACTTCGATTCGTCAGGCCAGGGGAGAATTGCAGGAATACGCGGAAAACTTGGCTACGAAGGTTCGGGATAGAACTACCGAACTCTCCGAAAAAATCGAGGAACTCCAAAGATTGAAAGTGCAGCAAGACGGGGATTATTTCCTAACTTCTCTTCTTGCGAAACCGCTTTTTTATAACGCGAATAAGTCCTCCAAGGTGGGGACCCAATTCATTCTCCACCAGAAAAAGAAATTCGAGTTCAAAGGAAAGCATGCCGATCTTGGTGGCGACCTTTGTGTTACCGGAAATCTCCGTTTAGGAAAACCCGACGATTACCAACGCTATACGTTTGCGATGAACGGAGACGCTATGGGAAAATCCATGCAAGGTGCGGGAGGCTCTCTCGTGATGGGGGTGGTCATCAATTCTATTTTGGCCCGCTCCGCGGCAAACGACCGTGTACTGGATTCCAGTCCTTCGGAATGGCTTACGGAAATATACGATGAAATGCAATCCGTCTTCAAATCCTTCAACGGATCGATGGTAATTTCCGGAACCTTCTTACTTGTAGAAGACGAGAGCGGAAAGGTTTGGTATTTCAACGCGGAACACCCGTATTCCGTCATTTACAGAGACGGAAGGGCCGGTTTCTTGGAAACAGGACTGACTCTCAGAAAGATAGGATTGGATTCCGAATACGAATTTAAAGTACACCAAACTAGATTGGAACCGGGAGACGTTCTGATTATCGGCTCGGACGGAAAGGACGATTTGGATCTGACTCCGGAGAAAGAGATTCGCACGATCAACGAAGACGAGATGCTTTTCCTTCAGTTGGTCGAAAAAGGTAAAGGCGATCTGATCGGAATCGAAGAAGAGATACTCAAAGTAGGAGAACTGACCGACGACTTGTCCTTACTTCGTGTGGAATACATGCCGATCTCTTCTCCTAAGACAGAGGACAAACTAACGGATCCTCTGGATTGGAAGTTCATATATAAGAAGGCGAAGGAAGATTATGTAGGAGGCAGATTGAGCCAGGCGCTCAACGCCTTGGAAGGTCTCTACGAATCCGATCCTCAAAACACCAAAGTCACCAAGTTGCTTGGTTTGTTGAGCTTTAAAGGAAAGAATTACTCCAAAGCCGTAGAAGTACTGAATCATTATTTGGGAAGCGATCCCGATTTGGTGGAGTACTGGTACTATCTATCTTTGGCGAATCGCAGGATAGGAAGGATGGACGAGGCGATTCTCGCGGCGAAACGTATGCAAGAGCTCCAACCGGATAATCCTCTAAACCTGGTCAATCTTTCGGATTTATATAGGCAGACGGAGCAATTCGAAGAAGCCTTGGAATACGCTCATATGGCGTTGGCCCTAGATCCGGAAAATGAAAACGCTCAAAAGCTGGTCCGATTGATCCGTAGAGACAGCCAAAATTCCTGA
- a CDS encoding lysophospholipid acyltransferase family protein: MEKESKTYLRIKNFVAPFIGLAVNISAYGTENIVPSGKLILTCNHRSDMDPFILSYTFPRFISWIAAEYTFRIPIFKDLAKIAGGIPMSIDGNISIGSIKMIQQVFKKGETLGIFPEGHDYMVKNDFKSGMVNFHSGFAAFSIRNKVDILPSVIIPVEESYSDIPIPPIVRSFMGMPKEVCDIKKRSIYKKVKVIYGEKVDHREFLSGSLEENMKQLSDVVRSRMISLQEGQYAEA, encoded by the coding sequence GTGGAGAAAGAATCTAAAACGTATCTTAGAATCAAAAATTTCGTCGCCCCTTTCATCGGGTTGGCGGTGAATATCAGCGCGTACGGAACCGAGAATATCGTTCCAAGCGGAAAGTTGATTCTAACCTGCAATCATAGATCGGACATGGATCCGTTCATTCTCTCCTATACATTTCCCCGATTCATTTCTTGGATCGCAGCAGAATATACATTTCGCATCCCTATATTCAAGGATCTGGCAAAGATCGCCGGAGGGATCCCGATGTCGATAGATGGAAATATCTCCATCGGTTCTATCAAGATGATCCAACAAGTCTTTAAGAAAGGCGAGACCCTGGGTATCTTTCCGGAAGGCCACGATTACATGGTCAAAAACGATTTCAAGTCCGGCATGGTGAACTTCCATAGCGGATTTGCTGCTTTTTCCATACGCAATAAGGTGGATATCCTACCTTCAGTCATCATTCCGGTAGAGGAATCCTATTCGGATATACCTATACCTCCTATCGTTCGCAGTTTTATGGGAATGCCCAAAGAAGTATGCGATATCAAGAAACGATCGATTTACAAAAAGGTAAAGGTGATCTACGGAGAAAAAGTAGATCACAGAGAATTTCTCTCCGGCTCGTTAGAGGAGAATATGAAGCAACTCTCCGATGTGGTAAGAAGCCGGATGATTTCTTTGCAGGAAGGGCAGTACGCGGAAGCTTAG
- a CDS encoding VOC family protein: protein MIIVEGIDYIVIPTGDLSASVKFYSELFDFEPVEEKGGDFAIIGLDSVNLKLLNTNGVKGALSEAKSPVLSFVLDVDDFTEAIVELESKAVQIVRGPEARDGGEFLHFLDPSGNILEINYKESR from the coding sequence ATGATCATCGTAGAAGGAATCGACTATATCGTAATACCAACCGGGGACCTAAGCGCCTCTGTTAAGTTTTATTCCGAACTCTTTGATTTCGAACCAGTGGAAGAAAAGGGTGGGGATTTCGCCATCATCGGACTGGATTCCGTGAATTTGAAACTCCTCAATACCAACGGGGTAAAAGGAGCTCTTTCCGAAGCAAAATCTCCCGTTCTTAGCTTCGTTCTGGACGTGGACGATTTTACGGAAGCAATCGTTGAATTGGAATCCAAGGCAGTGCAAATCGTTCGCGGCCCGGAAGCAAGAGACGGCGGAGAGTTCCTACATTTCTTGGACCCCTCCGGAAACATTCTCGAAATCAATTATAAAGAAAGCAGATAA
- a CDS encoding NAD(P)/FAD-dependent oxidoreductase, whose protein sequence is MQEERFSRKIFLSVLGFCALLIGVGGFFRFGKRKVEGKILGPNREAGHRLRQPRSDFRPQGNSIRTKVLIAGSGISGLASGYYLSQFGIRDYILLDLENEAGGNSRYSESNSLKYPWGAHYLPQPGPETVLVRKFLEENGLVEGKDASGNPIYPEKYLCFDPDERLFYQGRWQAGLVPRRSGEPDSQELEFRKLLSSWQNRIGRDGKKAFSIPVDFSSRDPEILKLDRIPFSEYLISAGIRSPEILWYADYCTRDDYGGHSDTVSAWAGLHYFCSRLRDEEDSPPLLTWPEGNGFLMELLKSPSKEKIRTSSLVERIRKVPGKWEINVYDLKSGKDTAYIADQVIYALPSFTRKYVLGEKSTFLQNLEYSPWMVANLFVDELPQGKGHPPAWENVIYKSASLGYVVSTHQDLRAQRPQSVLTYYQAFGGKDTIAARRSLLPRNWNDWRELILEDLKRPHPDIKNLVSRIDIMVHAHAMIRPVPGFLWGGEREKLSQSQEGLHFAHCDLSGISIFEEALTRGFEAAKKAKHFRGVS, encoded by the coding sequence ATGCAAGAGGAACGCTTTTCCAGAAAAATCTTTCTTTCGGTACTCGGATTCTGTGCCTTACTAATCGGTGTAGGAGGATTCTTTCGATTCGGTAAGAGAAAAGTAGAGGGAAAAATCCTAGGCCCGAATCGGGAGGCAGGTCATAGACTTCGGCAGCCCAGATCGGATTTCCGACCGCAAGGAAACTCGATCCGCACCAAGGTACTCATAGCCGGTTCCGGAATCTCAGGGCTAGCCTCCGGATACTATCTATCTCAGTTCGGAATCCGAGATTATATTCTCCTGGATCTGGAAAACGAAGCGGGAGGAAATTCCCGCTACTCCGAAAGCAATTCTCTCAAATATCCATGGGGCGCTCATTATCTTCCCCAACCAGGTCCCGAGACGGTGTTAGTTCGAAAATTTCTGGAAGAGAACGGACTTGTGGAAGGAAAGGATGCATCCGGAAATCCGATTTATCCCGAAAAATATCTCTGCTTCGATCCGGACGAAAGATTATTCTACCAGGGAAGATGGCAGGCCGGACTGGTTCCCAGAAGATCAGGGGAACCGGATTCGCAAGAACTGGAATTTCGTAAACTTCTATCATCTTGGCAAAACAGAATAGGAAGAGACGGAAAAAAAGCATTCAGCATCCCCGTCGATTTCTCTTCTCGAGATCCGGAAATCTTGAAGCTGGATCGTATTCCATTTTCCGAATATTTGATCTCTGCCGGAATTCGTTCTCCCGAGATTCTCTGGTATGCGGATTATTGCACCAGGGACGATTACGGTGGTCATTCGGATACGGTTTCCGCTTGGGCAGGGTTGCATTATTTCTGCTCTCGCCTTAGGGACGAAGAGGATTCCCCCCCTCTTCTTACCTGGCCGGAAGGGAACGGATTCTTAATGGAACTCTTGAAATCTCCTTCTAAGGAAAAAATCCGCACTTCTTCCTTGGTAGAGAGAATTCGAAAAGTTCCCGGTAAATGGGAGATCAACGTCTACGATTTGAAATCCGGAAAGGACACCGCCTATATTGCGGACCAGGTCATATACGCTCTTCCTTCCTTTACTAGAAAATACGTATTGGGAGAGAAGAGCACCTTCTTACAAAATCTGGAATATTCTCCTTGGATGGTGGCCAATCTATTCGTGGACGAATTGCCTCAAGGCAAGGGACATCCTCCGGCCTGGGAAAACGTCATCTACAAGAGCGCTTCTCTCGGATACGTGGTCTCTACCCACCAAGACTTGAGAGCCCAGAGGCCCCAATCCGTTCTTACCTATTACCAGGCCTTCGGAGGAAAAGATACGATTGCGGCCAGAAGGTCCCTGCTTCCTCGAAACTGGAATGATTGGAGAGAACTGATCTTAGAAGATCTGAAACGTCCGCATCCCGATATCAAAAACCTAGTATCCCGAATCGATATCATGGTCCATGCACATGCCATGATACGTCCGGTTCCCGGATTTCTCTGGGGAGGAGAAAGGGAAAAGCTTTCCCAGTCCCAAGAAGGATTGCATTTCGCTCATTGCGATTTGAGCGGTATTTCTATTTTCGAAGAGGCGCTCACTCGAGGATTCGAAGCCGCCAAAAAAGCGAAACATTTCCGAGGGGTATCCTAA
- the dapF gene encoding diaminopimelate epimerase: MAKVHFTKMEGIGNDYVYIDATQDDLRLSPEQISKLSDRNFGIGGDGVIFIRSSKTGDFQMDMYNADGSSSEMCGNGIRCVGKFVYDHGLTNKKQPKIETGAGVLELDLQVGGSGKVEQVSVDMGKPILVPSLIPVKWENENPILEQPLSFLSKLPGYSSYNLKFSAVSMGNPHCIIYVEDPDQFPVREIGPLIENYTELFPRRVNVEFVSLRGKDHLYQRTWERGAGETLACGTGACSVMTASHLNGKTGKDVRIDLRGGSLRVQWLESGHVLMTGPATEVFSGVVEV; this comes from the coding sequence TTGGCTAAAGTACATTTTACCAAGATGGAAGGAATCGGGAACGATTACGTTTATATCGACGCGACTCAGGACGATCTTCGCTTAAGTCCCGAACAGATCAGTAAATTATCCGATCGGAATTTCGGAATCGGAGGAGACGGAGTCATATTCATTCGTTCTTCCAAGACCGGTGATTTCCAAATGGATATGTACAATGCGGACGGTTCTTCTTCTGAGATGTGCGGAAACGGAATCCGTTGCGTGGGAAAATTCGTCTACGACCATGGCCTTACGAATAAGAAACAACCCAAGATAGAAACCGGTGCAGGAGTTTTGGAACTCGATCTGCAAGTCGGCGGAAGCGGTAAGGTGGAGCAAGTTTCCGTAGATATGGGAAAACCGATCTTGGTCCCTTCTCTCATTCCTGTGAAATGGGAGAATGAGAATCCGATTCTAGAACAACCTCTTTCTTTTTTAAGTAAACTGCCGGGCTATTCTTCCTACAATCTGAAGTTCAGCGCAGTAAGTATGGGCAATCCTCATTGCATCATCTATGTGGAAGATCCGGACCAATTTCCGGTTAGAGAGATCGGACCCCTGATCGAAAATTATACGGAGCTATTTCCTCGCAGAGTGAATGTTGAATTCGTTTCTCTTCGTGGTAAAGACCATCTTTACCAAAGAACCTGGGAAAGAGGCGCCGGAGAAACTCTCGCATGCGGAACGGGGGCTTGTTCGGTCATGACTGCATCCCATTTGAACGGTAAGACAGGTAAAGACGTTCGGATCGATCTAAGGGGCGGGAGCTTAAGAGTGCAATGGCTCGAATCCGGACATGTACTCATGACCGGACCCGCTACCGAGGTATTTAGCGGAGTCGTGGAAGTCTAA
- a CDS encoding enoyl-CoA hydratase-related protein has protein sequence MSETVLYSIEDYTSIITLNRPEKRNAISRDLLLNLMSHIEKIKSDQKTRVLIIQGEGSVFCAGADLKERAEMSEKEVHRFLDDVGKCFQEIESLPIPTIAALDGDAYGGGLELALSCDFILMNSNAKVGLTETGLGIIPGAGGTQRLPRRIGTTKALELILTAAVIDADTALRLQLANSVWHDSAFMAAKRLAATLSEKAPISLKLAKAAIREGLGKEIGSALKIERKHYNRTLNTEDRLEALAAFREKRKPQFKGK, from the coding sequence ATGAGCGAAACTGTTTTATATTCCATCGAAGATTATACGAGTATAATTACCTTAAATCGACCTGAAAAACGAAATGCGATCTCCAGAGATTTGCTATTAAATCTTATGTCGCATATTGAGAAAATAAAATCCGACCAGAAAACGAGAGTCTTAATCATTCAAGGAGAAGGTTCCGTCTTTTGTGCAGGTGCCGATCTAAAGGAAAGAGCCGAGATGTCGGAAAAGGAAGTGCATCGATTCCTGGATGACGTCGGAAAATGTTTCCAAGAAATAGAATCTCTTCCGATTCCTACGATCGCCGCATTGGACGGCGACGCTTACGGCGGAGGCTTGGAATTAGCTCTCTCCTGTGATTTTATCCTTATGAATAGTAACGCTAAGGTAGGCCTCACGGAAACCGGATTGGGTATTATTCCCGGGGCAGGTGGAACCCAAAGATTACCTAGAAGAATCGGAACCACCAAGGCATTAGAACTGATTCTTACCGCTGCAGTTATAGATGCGGATACCGCACTCCGACTCCAGTTGGCAAATTCCGTCTGGCACGACTCGGCTTTTATGGCCGCTAAAAGACTTGCGGCAACCCTCTCTGAAAAAGCTCCGATTTCCCTAAAACTAGCTAAGGCGGCAATTCGGGAAGGACTAGGAAAGGAAATAGGCTCGGCCCTGAAAATTGAAAGGAAGCATTATAACCGGACTTTAAATACGGAAGATCGTCTAGAGGCCTTGGCTGCGTTTCGGGAAAAACGAAAACCACAATTTAAAGGAAAGTAA
- the dcd gene encoding dCTP deaminase produces MILTGKEIKKRLEKDILIDPYSDSRLNPNSYNLRLYNELVRYTDSPLDMRKPNPSETLIIPDTGLKLEPGVLYLGRTLEYTETHNLVPMLEGRSSIGRLGMYVHVTAGFGDVGFKGFWTLEISVIQPLIIYPNVEICQIFYHTVEGEITEYKSGKYQGNKGIQTSMLYKDFENGKY; encoded by the coding sequence ATGATTCTAACGGGTAAGGAAATTAAGAAAAGACTGGAAAAGGATATCCTAATCGATCCTTACTCCGATAGCAGATTGAATCCGAACTCGTATAACTTGCGTTTGTATAATGAACTCGTACGCTATACGGATTCTCCTTTGGATATGCGTAAACCCAATCCTTCCGAAACCTTAATCATCCCGGATACCGGACTGAAACTGGAACCGGGAGTTCTGTACTTAGGAAGAACCTTGGAATATACCGAAACGCATAACCTGGTCCCGATGCTGGAAGGTCGTTCCTCGATAGGCAGATTGGGAATGTATGTCCACGTGACTGCGGGATTCGGAGACGTAGGCTTTAAAGGGTTCTGGACTTTGGAGATTTCCGTAATCCAACCTTTGATCATTTATCCGAATGTGGAGATCTGCCAGATTTTTTATCACACCGTAGAAGGCGAGATCACGGAATACAAATCCGGTAAATACCAAGGCAATAAAGGAATCCAAACCTCTATGCTTTATAAGGATTTCGAGAACGGAAAATACTGA
- a CDS encoding LIC10067 family putative lipoprotein, producing MHSLGRAILLISFLAVVGLSCSDSKNTDLATQLGIGDPVITEIDPPSGAPPIGATPGTSVTIKGRLFTPDVNLTKVTFNGVAATVLTATSTEITTTVPAGASTGTLFVSKGGAVYCDPDNGSAASNCYGRKFYIDCYKSFNNQYGDEFGVSYPNSKTFQITGQTGTKALRIDLNPDGPTNVKIACDTLLIYTLFSKTCSQTSVGTFTDTSTWVYQPTLSFPSYYTVQMFVTAGQGNCEISFP from the coding sequence ATGCATTCTTTGGGCAGAGCAATCCTTCTAATTTCTTTTTTAGCCGTCGTGGGACTTTCTTGTTCTGATAGCAAAAATACGGATCTAGCGACTCAGCTGGGGATAGGAGATCCTGTGATAACGGAAATCGATCCTCCTTCCGGTGCGCCTCCGATCGGAGCGACTCCGGGAACTTCCGTGACTATCAAGGGAAGATTATTCACACCGGATGTGAATCTCACCAAGGTTACATTCAACGGAGTAGCTGCGACAGTGCTTACCGCCACTTCTACGGAAATCACCACTACGGTTCCGGCCGGAGCCTCGACAGGAACCTTATTCGTAAGCAAGGGAGGAGCGGTGTATTGCGATCCGGATAACGGTAGCGCTGCCTCGAACTGTTATGGAAGAAAATTCTACATAGATTGTTATAAATCTTTTAATAACCAATATGGAGACGAGTTCGGAGTGAGTTATCCGAACTCAAAGACTTTCCAAATAACCGGCCAGACGGGAACCAAAGCTCTGAGAATCGATTTAAATCCGGACGGTCCGACGAATGTCAAGATCGCTTGTGATACCTTATTGATTTATACTTTGTTCTCCAAGACCTGTTCTCAAACGAGTGTGGGAACTTTTACGGATACAAGCACTTGGGTATACCAGCCTACTTTATCATTTCCCAGCTATTATACGGTCCAAATGTTCGTTACTGCGGGCCAAGGGAATTGCGAAATCTCCTTTCCATAG
- a CDS encoding class I SAM-dependent methyltransferase — protein MNQTCYLCGSQNNKTLFVENGIPIVRCLNCSHAFSTYEQEEHYEGYWDDEAGYDLDWWDVAHREIYKDFIGKFLSAPKGRILDVGCGLGFFVKTIGTTRPGWEAVGYEISEKAVKFAREKNGLKQVFPGIVQDSGLPKESFDIITLWDVIEHIPKPHSLIQYLFGLLKPGGFLFVQTPNFPVQLFKAKLKVALKGMQPGGHYLEAKDHINDYTEKTLGLLAEQCGFSSVEFSILKPIASVSGISGPKAKLGILLKKAFYYGTLILWYLTFKKINLNLTLFALLKKK, from the coding sequence TTGAACCAGACCTGTTACCTCTGCGGCAGCCAAAACAATAAAACCTTATTCGTCGAAAACGGAATACCTATCGTGCGCTGCCTGAATTGCAGTCACGCATTCTCCACGTACGAACAAGAGGAGCATTACGAAGGTTACTGGGACGACGAAGCCGGATACGATTTAGACTGGTGGGATGTCGCTCACAGAGAGATCTATAAAGACTTCATAGGCAAATTTCTTTCCGCTCCAAAGGGTAGAATTTTGGACGTAGGTTGCGGGCTCGGATTCTTCGTTAAGACTATCGGAACCACACGCCCGGGTTGGGAAGCGGTAGGATACGAGATCTCGGAGAAAGCGGTAAAATTCGCAAGAGAGAAGAACGGTCTAAAACAGGTATTTCCCGGAATCGTGCAAGACAGCGGACTCCCGAAAGAAAGCTTCGATATCATCACTCTTTGGGACGTGATAGAACATATCCCGAAACCTCATAGCCTGATACAATATCTGTTCGGACTTTTAAAGCCAGGCGGATTCTTATTCGTACAGACCCCGAATTTCCCCGTTCAGTTATTCAAGGCTAAATTAAAAGTGGCCCTGAAAGGAATGCAACCGGGCGGACATTACCTGGAAGCTAAGGATCATATCAACGATTACACCGAAAAGACCTTGGGTCTATTAGCGGAGCAATGCGGATTTTCCTCCGTGGAATTTTCCATCTTAAAACCGATCGCTTCCGTTTCGGGAATTTCAGGTCCTAAAGCTAAATTAGGGATCTTGTTAAAGAAAGCATTCTATTATGGAACCTTAATTCTTTGGTATCTCACCTTTAAAAAGATAAATCTGAATCTTACCCTTTTCGCACTTCTGAAAAAGAAATAA